One window of Quercus robur chromosome 12, dhQueRobu3.1, whole genome shotgun sequence genomic DNA carries:
- the LOC126709165 gene encoding plant cysteine oxidase 1-like, whose product MECATERSKIQLIYDACNAVFSQKELPTYKQIQWLKNLLDITEAIDVGIDEFGSCESPSPSPKSDKRLIDGQSVSEITYIHIHECDNFSMGVFCFPAGGTFPLHDHPGMTVISKLLYGSVYIKSYDWVKVTNSGGRTSGLAATVVDGTFKAPCEPSVLYPRSGGNIHSFTALTPCAILDVLSPPYSEELERRSTYFSDLPIPSLHGYAMLEEKDLPNDLVVIGEPYLGPPIVSQYDFLSGWTGM is encoded by the exons atgGAGTGTGCAACGGAGAGAAGCAAAATACAATTGATATATGATGCCTGTAATGCTGTTTTTTCTCAGAAGGAGCTTCCAACCTATAAACAAATTCAATGGCTGAAAAATCTCCTAG ACATAACTGAAGCCATAGACGTGGGGATTGATGAATTTGGCTCATGTGAGTCTCCGTCACCAAGCCCAAAAAGTGACAAGAGATTGATTGATGGGCAAAGCGTCTCTGAGATCACTTATATTCACATTCATGAATGTGACAATTTCTCT ATGGGAGTGTTTTGCTTTCCAGCAGGGGGGACATTTCCTCTTCATGATCACCCTGGAATGACAGTCATAAGCAAGCTCCTCTACGGTTCTGTTTATATCAAATCTTACGATTGGGTGAAAGTGACAAATTCTGGAGGCCGAACAT CTGGATTGGCGGCCACTGTAGTAGATGGCACTTTCAAGGCTCCGTGTGAACCTTCTGTCCTTTATCCAAGAAGTGGTGGTAACATTCATTCTTTCACTGCATTGACTCCTTGTGCTATCTTGGATGTGTTGTCTCCACCATACTCTGAAGAGCTTGAAAGGCGCTCTACTTATTTCTCAGACCTTCCTATTCCTTCTCTTCATG GCTATGCAATGCTTGAGGAAAAAGATCTACCAAATGATCTAGTTGTTATTGGAGAACCTTACCTTGGCCCCCCAATTGTTAGCCAATATGACTTTTTGTCGGGTTGGACAGGGATGTAG